In a single window of the Streptomyces brevispora genome:
- the mutA gene encoding methylmalonyl-CoA mutase small subunit, which translates to MTVLPADGLSLAAEFPDPAHEQWQSLVEGVLRKSGKDVSGSAAEEALSTTVEDGLITRPLYTSRDDAPDAGLPGFAPFTRGSRPEGSTAGGWGVRQRHGTPDPARLNEAVLADLENGVTSLWLTVGEAGGGVPVSGLSRALRGVHLDLAPVVLDAGTELDAAATELLRLYAERGVSPQSARGSLGADPLGQAARSGAAPDLTAAVRWAQRCAREYPGLRALAVDAMPYHEAGGSAAQELGSSLATGVAYLRAMTAAGLGVEEACAQLEFRYAATADQFLTIAKMRAARRLWARVAEVCGAPEAGGQRQHAVTSPVMMTRRDPWVNMLRTTLACLGAGVGGADAVTVLPFDHALGLPDAFARRIARNTSTILVEESHLARVIDPAGGSWYVERLTDQLADAAWGFFQEIERAGGQAAALESGMVAERLAATWAARKKNLARRKEPITGVSEFPQLAERAVEREAVPSAVAPGGLPVVRRDEAFEALRARSDAHLAATGRRPRVFLAALGPAAAHTARASFAANLFQAGGIEPVHEPVEVDASSAGAAFTAAGTDLACLCSSDALYAEQAGEVAGALVSAGAQRVYLAGRPGDYAGVDEYVFAGCDVVAVLSSVLDRMGVA; encoded by the coding sequence ATGACGGTCCTGCCTGCTGACGGGCTTTCGTTGGCCGCCGAATTCCCTGACCCCGCCCATGAGCAGTGGCAGAGCCTCGTCGAGGGTGTGCTGCGCAAGTCGGGCAAGGACGTTTCGGGTTCGGCCGCCGAGGAAGCGCTGTCCACCACGGTGGAGGACGGGCTCATCACCCGCCCCCTCTACACCTCGCGCGACGACGCGCCCGATGCCGGTCTCCCGGGCTTCGCCCCCTTCACTCGCGGCAGCAGGCCCGAGGGAAGTACGGCGGGCGGCTGGGGGGTACGGCAGCGGCACGGTACGCCGGATCCCGCCCGGCTCAACGAGGCCGTGCTCGCGGATCTGGAGAACGGTGTCACCTCGTTGTGGCTGACCGTGGGGGAGGCCGGCGGTGGCGTGCCCGTCTCCGGTCTCTCACGGGCGCTGCGCGGCGTCCATCTCGACCTGGCTCCGGTCGTGCTCGACGCGGGGACCGAACTCGACGCCGCGGCGACGGAGTTGCTCCGCCTCTACGCGGAGCGGGGCGTATCACCGCAGTCGGCGCGCGGCAGTCTCGGCGCGGACCCGCTGGGGCAGGCCGCCCGCAGCGGCGCCGCGCCCGACCTGACGGCCGCGGTCCGCTGGGCGCAGCGCTGCGCCCGCGAGTATCCCGGGCTGCGGGCGCTGGCCGTGGACGCGATGCCGTACCACGAGGCGGGCGGCTCGGCCGCTCAGGAGCTGGGCAGTTCGCTGGCCACGGGGGTCGCCTACCTGCGGGCGATGACCGCGGCGGGGCTCGGTGTCGAGGAGGCCTGCGCGCAGCTGGAGTTCCGGTACGCGGCCACCGCCGACCAGTTCCTGACGATTGCCAAGATGCGGGCCGCGCGCCGGTTGTGGGCGCGGGTCGCCGAGGTCTGTGGCGCCCCGGAGGCCGGGGGGCAGCGTCAGCACGCCGTGACGTCGCCGGTGATGATGACCCGGCGCGATCCGTGGGTGAACATGCTCCGCACCACGCTGGCCTGTCTGGGCGCGGGCGTCGGCGGGGCCGACGCGGTGACCGTGCTGCCGTTCGATCACGCGCTGGGCCTGCCGGACGCGTTCGCGCGGCGCATCGCCCGTAACACGTCGACGATCCTGGTGGAGGAGTCGCATCTGGCCCGGGTCATCGACCCGGCCGGCGGCTCCTGGTACGTGGAGCGGCTCACCGACCAGCTCGCGGACGCCGCTTGGGGGTTCTTCCAGGAGATCGAGCGGGCGGGAGGTCAGGCGGCCGCGCTGGAGTCCGGCATGGTGGCGGAGCGGCTGGCGGCCACCTGGGCGGCGCGCAAGAAGAACCTGGCGCGGCGCAAGGAGCCGATCACCGGCGTGAGCGAGTTCCCGCAGCTCGCCGAGCGTGCGGTGGAGCGGGAGGCCGTGCCGTCGGCCGTCGCGCCGGGCGGTCTGCCGGTGGTCCGTCGCGACGAGGCGTTCGAGGCGCTGCGTGCCCGCTCGGACGCCCATCTGGCGGCGACCGGCCGCCGGCCGCGGGTGTTCCTCGCCGCGCTCGGGCCCGCCGCGGCGCACACCGCGCGGGCCTCGTTCGCCGCGAACCTCTTCCAGGCGGGCGGCATCGAGCCGGTCCACGAGCCGGTGGAGGTGGACGCCTCGTCGGCCGGCGCCGCGTTCACGGCCGCCGGGACGGACCTCGCGTGTCTGTGCTCCAGTGACGCGCTCTACGCCGAGCAGGCCGGCGAGGTCGCCGGGGCGCTCGTGTCGGCGGGTGCGCAGCGGGTGTACCTGGCGGGGCGGCCGGGCGATTACGCCGGTGTCGACGAGTACGTCTTCGCCGGCTGCGATGTGGTGGCCGTGCTTTCCTCCGTTCTCGACCGTATGGGTGTGGCGTAA
- a CDS encoding DUF6325 family protein, protein MAVGPVEYLVIAFPGGRFTGAIAPALAEAVASKAVRIIDLTFVYRADDGAIEMVELEDLDPQELVSFEPVEGEITGMLNSDDIRKLGERVPPGSSAALIVWEDLWAVPLTEAVRASGGQLVAHERIPADVAEAAVSAAGSTR, encoded by the coding sequence GTGGCTGTGGGACCTGTGGAGTACCTCGTCATCGCCTTCCCCGGTGGTCGGTTCACCGGTGCGATCGCCCCGGCGCTGGCCGAGGCGGTCGCGTCGAAGGCGGTGCGCATCATCGACCTGACCTTTGTGTACCGCGCCGACGACGGCGCGATCGAGATGGTCGAGCTGGAGGACCTCGATCCCCAAGAACTCGTCTCGTTCGAGCCGGTCGAGGGCGAGATCACCGGGATGCTGAACAGCGACGACATCCGGAAGCTGGGCGAGCGCGTGCCACCGGGCAGTTCCGCGGCGCTGATCGTGTGGGAGGACCTCTGGGCGGTGCCGCTCACCGAGGCCGTTCGCGCATCGGGCGGGCAACTCGTCGCACATGAGCGGATCCCCGCCGACGTCGCGGAGGCGGCCGTGTCCGCAGCCGGTTCCACCCGCTGA
- a CDS encoding SHOCT domain-containing protein, protein MNRRGPGLLGAMARTAVVAGTASAVGGRVQRRQQAKFAEQDAEQAAEPQAEQQAAEPQTQQAAEPPPDDPISQLERLAALKKQGILTDAEFAAQKNRILAE, encoded by the coding sequence ATGAACCGCCGCGGGCCCGGCCTGCTCGGCGCGATGGCGCGGACGGCCGTTGTCGCGGGCACCGCTTCGGCGGTCGGCGGCAGGGTCCAGCGACGCCAGCAGGCGAAGTTCGCCGAACAGGACGCGGAGCAGGCGGCTGAGCCGCAGGCGGAGCAACAGGCTGCCGAGCCGCAGACGCAGCAGGCCGCCGAACCGCCCCCGGACGACCCGATCAGTCAGCTGGAGCGGCTGGCCGCCCTGAAGAAGCAGGGCATTCTCACGGACGCCGAGTTCGCGGCGCAGAAGAACAGAATTCTGGCGGAATGA
- a CDS encoding tyrosine-protein phosphatase, with protein sequence MQTVRVAPAVSVLNLRDLGGIALAHGREVRPGLVLRSGQLSGLDPADDAELAALGIRTVVDLRTADERASAPDRLPPGARLFVADVLGDNPGVAPARLRALLADPVEAERLLGGGKAEEMFAETYRQMVLSPRAGAAYRAFVDTVADSTACPVLFHCTAGKDRTGWAAALLLLLLGASRDVVRAEYLAVNPVVRVAFRPYVQSFLDAGGDPEIASAIIEVRPRYLDTALDAMDERWGGLDGYVRDGLRIPVIVLRRLRAELAISL encoded by the coding sequence GTGCAAACCGTCAGGGTGGCCCCGGCAGTCTCCGTTCTCAATCTGCGTGACCTGGGCGGCATCGCTCTGGCACACGGCCGTGAGGTGCGGCCGGGTCTGGTGCTGCGCTCCGGTCAGCTCAGCGGACTCGATCCGGCGGACGACGCCGAGTTGGCGGCGCTCGGTATCCGCACGGTCGTCGATCTGCGGACCGCGGACGAGCGAGCGTCGGCCCCCGACCGCCTGCCGCCGGGAGCCCGGCTGTTCGTCGCCGACGTACTCGGGGACAACCCGGGCGTGGCGCCCGCCCGGCTCCGGGCCCTGCTCGCCGACCCGGTCGAGGCGGAGCGGCTGCTCGGGGGCGGAAAGGCCGAGGAGATGTTCGCGGAGACGTACCGGCAGATGGTGCTCTCGCCGCGCGCCGGGGCCGCGTACCGGGCCTTCGTCGACACGGTCGCCGACAGCACCGCGTGTCCCGTGCTCTTCCACTGCACCGCGGGCAAGGACCGCACGGGCTGGGCGGCGGCCCTGCTGCTGCTCCTGCTGGGTGCCTCGCGGGACGTGGTGAGGGCCGAGTACCTCGCGGTGAACCCGGTGGTGCGGGTTGCCTTCCGGCCGTACGTGCAGAGCTTCCTCGACGCCGGCGGTGACCCGGAGATCGCTTCCGCGATCATCGAGGTCCGCCCCCGTTATCTCGACACGGCGCTCGACGCCATGGACGAGCGGTGGGGCGGACTCGACGGCTATGTGCGCGACGGGCTGCGCATCCCCGTAATCGTCCTGCGGCGTCTGCGCGCCGAGCTGGCCATCTCCCTCTAG
- a CDS encoding DUF1992 domain-containing protein: MTERKPAGISFESWVDKQIRECEQRGDFSQLPGFGKPLDGLDRPYGDTWWIKAKLQREGVSVLPPTLALRKEAEDTLAALPGVRTEAEVRRILTEVNEKIAEAIRRPPPGPLLNLKPFDVDALAGEWRAARDPS, translated from the coding sequence GTGACCGAACGCAAACCCGCGGGCATCAGCTTCGAGTCCTGGGTCGACAAACAGATCCGCGAATGCGAACAGCGTGGTGACTTCTCGCAGCTGCCGGGGTTCGGCAAACCGCTCGACGGCCTCGACCGCCCCTACGGCGACACGTGGTGGATCAAGGCGAAGCTGCAGCGCGAAGGGGTTTCGGTGCTTCCGCCGACGCTGGCCCTGCGCAAGGAGGCGGAGGACACCCTCGCGGCCCTGCCCGGGGTCCGGACGGAGGCCGAGGTGCGGCGGATACTGACCGAGGTGAACGAGAAGATCGCCGAGGCCATCAGACGGCCGCCACCGGGACCGCTCCTGAACCTCAAGCCGTTCGACGTCGACGCACTGGCCGGGGAGTGGCGCGCGGCGCGCGACCCCTCCTGA
- a CDS encoding GNAT family N-acetyltransferase: MRSSVTQPGRRAPGEGVRIRRAAARDAKRLTRLVRTSRAYEGPYAPMVAGYRVGPDYIETHRVFAAVEEDAGRLLGFYSLVLDPPELDLMFVADDAQGAGIGRLLIAHLRDEARDAGLTDVRIVSHPPAEGFYLSVGAERTGTERAAPPAVMWDRPEMLLPVI; this comes from the coding sequence ATGAGATCAAGCGTTACGCAGCCGGGGCGCCGGGCGCCGGGCGAAGGCGTACGGATCAGGCGGGCCGCCGCTCGTGACGCGAAGCGGCTGACCCGTCTGGTCCGGACCTCGCGGGCCTACGAGGGTCCGTACGCCCCGATGGTCGCCGGATACCGGGTGGGCCCCGACTACATCGAGACGCACAGGGTCTTCGCGGCCGTCGAGGAGGACGCCGGGCGCCTGCTCGGCTTCTACTCCCTGGTTCTGGATCCGCCCGAGCTCGATCTCATGTTCGTCGCCGACGACGCGCAGGGCGCCGGTATCGGGCGCCTGCTCATCGCGCACCTGCGGGACGAAGCGCGGGATGCCGGACTGACGGACGTGCGCATCGTCTCGCACCCGCCGGCCGAGGGCTTCTACCTGAGCGTGGGGGCCGAACGGACCGGCACGGAGCGTGCCGCTCCGCCCGCCGTGATGTGGGACCGGCCCGAAATGCTGCTTCCGGTCATCTGA